The genomic DNA GGCGGGGCTGACGGCAAGGTCGGCGCCTACATCGACCTGTCCGACGCGATCGGCGAGGGCACGTACATCAAGCTCGGCTACGCCTCGTGCGCCGACGACAGCACGCCCACCCCGACCTCCACGACCGGGACGCCGACCGAGTCCCCGACGGGCACGCCGACCGAGTCCCCGACGGGCACGTCGACCGGTACGCCGACCGAGTCCCCGACCGGTACGCCGACCGAGTCGCCGACCGGCACCTCGACGGGGACGCCGACCGAGTCGCCCACGGGTACGCCCACCGTGCCTCCCACGTCGCCGCCCGGAACCCCGACGCAGAGCCCGACGGGCGGTACGCCGACCTCGACTCCGCCCACCGGGGAGCCGACCGAGCCGCCGACGCCGACACCGTCGACCACCGGTCTGCCCGTCACCGGCTGACCCGCGCTGCTGCATGACCGCGCCCCCGCCACGTCCGACGTGGCGGGGGCGCCGTCGTACTGCCCACTCCACCAGGCGAAATGTGACTTCAAGTGCTGCTGTGCGCACTCGTGAAGTCACCTTTCGCCTGGGGAGAGGGTGCTCGGGCGGGGGCGCGGCGGCGGCGTACGACGCATAGGGTCGGAGCATGACCTCGTCGACCGAGCCCGCGCGCCCGCTGCCGACGCTCGTCGAGGCGCCCGTGGCCCTGCGGCCGTGGACGCCCGCCGACGCCGAGGCCACCGGCGTACCGGCCGAGGAGGCCCAGGAGTGGGAGCAGGCCTACGCCGACGGTGAGCCGTCCGTGCTCCTCGTGGTCGAGGTCGACGGAGCGCCCGGCGGCACGGTCTCGCTCGGGCAGGTGACCGGTCGCGACCGCACAGCCCACCTCACCTGGTCGGTCGCGCCGACCCTCAACCCCGACCTCGCGAGCCACGGGCTGCGCCTGCTCATCGCGTGGGCGTACGACGAGCTCGGGCTGCGTCGGGTCGAGACCCACGTCGACACCGACGACGGCCGCGGCATCCGCATCGCCGCACGCGCCGGCCTGCGCAAGGAAGGTGTCGTGCGCGGGTACGCCGGCGAGGACGGCCGGCGTACGTCCGCGGTGCTGCTCGCCCGGGTGCACGGCGACGCCGACCCGTTCACCCGTGAGGGGTTCATCGCCACGCTCAACGCCGGGCTGCCGACCAAGCGGGCGATCGCGCAGGCGCTCATCCGCAACGAGCACGGTGAGGTGCTGCTGTGCGAGCTGGTCTACAAGAAGTTCTGGGACCTGCCCGGTGGCGTCGTCGACCCGGGTGAATCACCGGCGCACGCGGTCGTCCGCGAGATCCGTGAAGAGCTGAGCGTCGACGCGCGCATCCGTGCGCTCGCTGCGGTCAGCTGGTTGCCGCCGTGGCGAGGCTGGGACGACGCGACGCTGTTCCTGTTCGACGTCGAGGTCGCCGAGGCCGACATCGCGCGAGCGGTCCTGGAAACAAGAGAGATTCGCGCCGTGCACTGGGCCGACGACGTGACCGTCAAGGCGCGGACCGCCGACTACACCGCCCGGCTGATCGAGCGGACGGTGCAGCAGCTGGCCGACGGCGGCGGCACGGCGTACCTCGAGGACGGCGCCGATCCCGACTGGGCCTGACCGCGCTCGTCAGTCGTTGTCGCGGTCGAGCAGGATGTTGAGCACCCAGCTGATGAGCGTGATGATCAGCGCGCCCGCGATGGCGTCCCAGAAGAAGTTGTCGACGTGGAACGACAGGTCGACCTTGCCCGAGATCCACGACAGCAGCTGCAGCATCGCCGCGTTGATGACGAGCGTGAACAGCCCGAGCGTGATGATCAGCGCGGGCAACGACAGGATGGTCGCGATGGGCTTCACCACCGCGTTGATGAGACCGAAGATCAGCGCCACCAGGACGATCGTCAAGATCTTGGACCCGGTGTCGGTGCCGTCCTGGGCGAGGGTGATGCCGCCGATGACCGCGGCGGCCACCCACAGGGCCACGGCGTTGATGCCCGTCTTGATCGCGAAGTTGACCATGCGCCCCATCCTCGCAGCACCGGCGACGCCGACGCACGCACCACTTCTACAGTGGTGCGCATGACCGACCAGACCTCGCCGACCAACGACGTCCGGCTGCGTACGACGCTCGCCGGCGTCCCCGCCTACAAGGCAGGCAAGCCCGCGGCACCGCGCACCGACGTGACCACGTACAAGATCTCGTCCAACGAGAACCCCTACCCGCCGCTGCCGTCGGTGCTCAAGGTCGTCCAGGACGCCGCGACCTCGATCAACCGCTACCCCGACATGGCCGTCTCGGGTCTGACCCACAGGCTCGCCGAGACCCTCGACGTGCCGGTCGAGCACCTCGCCACCGGCACCGGCTCGGTCGGCGTCCTCGGTCAGCTGCTGCAGATCACCTGCGAGCCCGGTGACGAGGTCGTCTACGCGTGGCGGTCGTTCGAGGCATACCCGATCGTCGTCGCGCTTGCCGGCGCCACCTCGGTGCAGGTGCCGCTCACGGCCGACGCTCGGCACGACCTCGACGCGATGGCTGACGCGATCACCGACAAGACGCGGCTCGTGATCGTCTGCACGCCCAACAACCCGACGGGTCCGGCCGTGCACGCCGACGAGCTCGATGCGTTCCTGGCCAAGGTGCCGTCCGACGTGCTGGTCGTCATCGACGAGGCCTACCTCGAGTTCGGCCGCGACGACGCCGCGCCCGTCGCGCTCGACCTCTATCGCGCGCACGCCAATGTCGCTGTGCTGCGGACGTTCTCGAAGGCTTACGGCCTCGCCGGCCTGCGCGTCGGCTACTGCGTCGCGCAGGCCCCGGTCGCTGAGGCGTTGCGCAAGGCCGCCGTGCCGTTCGGTGTCAACGCGCTCGCCCAGGAGGCCGCGATCGCGAGCCTCGACGCCTACGACGAGCTCGCCGAGCGCGTCGATGCCCTGGTGGCCGAGCGCGTTCGGGTGCTCGCAGCGCTGCGCGAGCAGGGCTGGCCCGTGCCCGACAGCGAGGCCAACTTCGTGTGGCTGCCGCTGGGTGACGACACCGTCGCGTTCGCTGAGGCCGCTGATGCAGCAGGGCTCGTGGTGCGTCCGTTCGCGGGCGAGGGCTGCCGCTGCACCATCGCCGAGACCGAGGCCAACGACCGCCTGATCGAGGTCGCGGCCGCCTTCCGCAACCGCTGACGCCCGTGGCCGGGCTGTGGTTCGACGTCGCGTCGAGTGAGCGTACGCCGACCGCCAACCGGCACCTCGCGTACTGCCTGGCACTCATCGCCGGAGTGCTCAACTCCGTGGGCTTCGTGGCCGTCTCGGTCTACACCTCGCACATGACGGGCGTGGTCGCGACGATGGCCGACAACGTCGCCCTCCACGGTCTGCGGACGATCGGTAGCCGCCGCCACCTCGTTGCCCGGTACGCCGTTGACGTTCGCCCTTCTCGCACAAGGGGTTTCGTGGCAGCACCGGGCGACGCTGTTCATCGGGGTGCTGTGCTTCACGATGGGCCTGCAGAACGCGATCATCACGAAGCTGTCCGGCGCGCAGATCCGTACGACGCACGTCACCGGCATGGTCACCGACATCGGCATCGAGCTCGGCAAGCTCGCCTATCCGCGCCGCGCGGGCGACCCCGAGCCGGTCCGTGCCGACGTGGCTCGCCTGCGGATGCACCTGACGACGGTGGGCCTGTTCTTCCTGGGAGGCGTGGTGGGTGCGGTCGGCTACCTCGAGATCGGGTTCGCGACGCTCGTGCCGGGCGCCGTCGTCCTGCTGGTGGTGAGCACGCCGCCGCTGCTCGCCGACCTGCGCGCCCACCGCGCCGCCCGCTGACCCCGACGTCCAGCGGCGGCGTCGCGGTGTCGGCGGGCTAACGCGGGGACGACGCCGAGACGAGGTGCGCGAAGACCACGACGTTGTCGAGGTGGTGGCCCGCGTCGCCGTCGTACACCCCGCCGCACGTGATCAGCCGCAGCTCGGCCCGGTCGACGGTGCCGTAGACCTTGTCGGTCGGGAACGCCGCCTTCGGGTACTGACCGACCTGGTCCACCTGGAACGTCGCGGCCGACCCGTCGGCGCGGTCGACGACGACGCGCTGACCGGGCTTCATCGCGCCCAGCTCGAAGAACACGCCGCGCCGGTTCTGCCACGTCACGTGGGCCGCGACGATCGACGGTCCGAGCTCGCCGGGCGTCGGGCTGTCGGTGAACCAGCCCGCGTCGCGCCCGTTCTGCGGCACCTCCATGCGGCCGTTGGGCTGCAGCCCGAGGTCGATCATCGGCGTCGAGACCTTCAACGACGGGATGCGGACACGCGTGGGGCGTGAGGCGGCCAGGACCGTGCCGACAGGACGGGAGTACGCCGCCCCGGACCGCGCGGACGACGCACTCGGGCGCGCCGATTGCGTTGCTGCCGAAGGGGATTGGCTCGCCACGGCTGAGCGGCCGGGGGACGGCGGCGTCGCAGTGTCCTGCTGTGTCCCTGCGTACGCCACGAGCCCGGCCCCGCTCAGCGCGATGACGGCGGCCGCGGCCGACCCCGTACGGAGCCGACCGCGACCGGGCTTGCGAGACACCTGACGTCAGCTCTGACGGTCGAGACGACGCTGGTACGCCCATGCGCCGCCGCCGCCGATCAGCAGCGTTGCGCCGAGGCCCAGGAGGCCGGCGTTCTCGATGCCGGACGTTGTGCCGTCACCGGTGTCGACACCACCCGTCGGAGCCGAACCGACCGAGGCGCCGCTGACGGTGCCGCAGGTCGCCGGGTTGGTGGCCTCCTCCGGAATTCCGTTGACTCCCAACGACTTCGCGAACGTCGACTCACCGAGTGCGTCGAGGTCGTACTTGTCGTTGCCGTTGGCGTCGAGGCCGTGCTGGACGATGTGCAGGTTCTTCAGCTTGTCGCCCGACCCCTTGGGCAGGTCGATCGTGCGGGTGTAGTCGAGGTTGCCGTCGGCGTCGGCCGTCGGCATGCGGTCGACCGCGAGGCCGCTGTCAGGGCTCGTGTCGCCCTTGGTGGTCAGGGAGAGGACGATGTCGCCGTACATCGGCAGACCCTCCTCGACGTTGACCTGTCCGTCACCGTCCTTGTCGGCGGACGAGGTCGGGCAGGTGAAGTTCTTGGAGCCGTCGAACGATCCGTGGAAGTGCTGTGCGTGGGGCGAGTTCGGGGTGAACCCGGTGCCGGTGATGTGCACCCACAGCTGGTCGCCCTTGACCTTGATGGTCGCGGTCGACGACGAGCCGCTGTTGTTGCCCATCGTGTCCTTGAGATGCATCGTGTACGTCGCGTGGCCGCTGCTCGCGTGGCTGCCTGAGGCACCCGAGCCGCCGTGGTGGTGCCCGTCGGCGACGGCCCCGCTGGCACCCATGAGGGCGAGTGCGCAGGCGGCCGGTGCTGCGAGGGCAAGCGTGGTGGTGCGCATCGTTGAGCTCCTTTGCGTCGAGGTGCTGACGTGCAGGAGTTCGGCGCCCTCAGCAGAGCGGATGGGTGCGGATCAGTCGGCGTTGCGCAGGAGGGCGTACATGTCGCCGACGTGGCCCAGGTGGTGCAGCTTGTCGGGGTTGAGCTGGTTGTGTACGCCGATCACGCGCCCGTCGGCGACCTCGACCGACAGCACGGAGAGCACGGCTCCGTCGGGGCCGTTGATGCGCAGTGCCGGCTGACCGTTGGCGTCGACCACGGCGGCGGCGACACCGAGCCGTGCGCCCTGGCGCAGCAGGCCGGCGATGAACCGGGCCACGGTCGTACGCCCGACCCGGGGTGATGTGATCGCCGGCGCCTTGCCACCGCCGTCGCCGTGGAACGTCACGTCGTCGGCGAGGAGGCGTTCGAGGTCTCCGAGCTGACCGTCCTGCACCGCTGAGATGAACGCTGCTGCAATCTGCTTGCGCTGCAACGGATCTGGCTCGAAGCGAGGTTGTGCGGCCTGGATGTGCTGGCGGGCACGGGCGAGCAGCTGGCGGCAGCTCGCCTCGCTGCGCTGGAGGATCTCGGCGATGCGGGGGTAGGGGTGGTCGAACGCCTCACGCAGCACGAACACCGCCCGCTCCAACGGCGAGAGCCGCTCCAGCACCATGAGGAACGCGACCGAGACGGTCTCGTCCATCTCGATGCGGTGCGCAGGGTCGGGGTCGTCGGCGAGCAACGGCTCGGGCAGCCACGACCCGACGTAGGTCTCGCGTTGGTGGCGGGCTGAGCGCAGGACGTCGACGGCGATGCGAGTGGTGACGGTGCTGGCGTACGCCTCGAGCGAGCGGACGTCGGCCGGCGTGCTCTGGTGCAGCCGTAGGAACGCGTCCTGCACGACGTCCTCGGCCTCCGCGACGCTGCCGAGCATCCGGTAGGCGATCGAGAACATCAGTGGCCGGAGCGCGTCGTGCTGCACCGCGAGGTCGGTCATGCACCCATCTTGCCGCCGATGTCACAGGTGCGGGGCCTCGTTCGTCGGAGGGGCAGATCACCACTCGAGAGAGGCGCACACCATGAAGATCTTCATCGCCGGGGCCGGCGGAGCCGTCGGCCGCTACCTGGTCCCGCAGCTGCTCGCCGCCGGCCACACCGTGGTCGGTAGCGCGACCTCCGGGAGCAGCGCTCAGCGCGTCGCCGCCCTGGGTGCAGAGCCGGTCGTCATGGACGGGCTGAACGCCGAATCCGTACGAACCGCAGTACTTTCCGCACAACCGGACGTCGTCGTACACCAGATGACTGCGCTGTCGTCGATGTCAGGCATGCGCAACTTCGACAAGGTCTTCCACACCACGAACCGGTTGCGCACCGAAGGCACGGACCATCTGCTCGCGGCGGCCCGAGAGGCGGGTGTGCGGCGGTTTATCGCGCAGTCGTACACGGGCTGGCCCAACGCTCGTACGGGCGGCCCGGTGAAGACCGAGACCGACCCGCTCGACCCGAGTCCGATCGCGTCCAGCCGCAAGGGGCTCGCGGCGATCCAGTACGTCGAGCGCGTCGTCCCGGCGGCGGAGGGGATGGTCGGCATCGTGCTGCGGTACGGCGGGTTCTACGGGCCGGGCAACGCGCTCGCGCCCGGCGGCGAGATGTGGGAGCAGGTCAAGGCGCACAAGATCCCGCTGATCGGCGACGCGGGCGGCGTCTTCTCGTTCGTCCACACCGAGGACGCCGCCGGTGCCGTGCTCGCGGCGATCGAGCGCGGCGACGCGGGCGTCTACAACATCGTCGACGACGAGCCGGCCGCGGTCAGCGTGTGGCTGCCCGAGCTTGCCCGGATCATCGGGGCCAAGCCGCCGATGCGCGTGCCTGCCTGGCTGGCGCGACCGCTGGCGGGAGGGTTCGTCGTACGGATGATGACGCAGGGGCGCGGGTCGTCCAACGCGAAGGCCAGGCGTGAGCTGGGCTGGACGCCGACGCACCCGACCTGGCGCGAGGGGTTCGCCGAGCTCGCGCCGGCGGGGCCCGGGGCCGGGTAAGGCTCACCTTCGCTGGGCCTGGTTGGATGGGGCGGTGCTCGCCGCGTACCTGCCTCTGCTCCGTACGCCGGGCGCGCGCCGGTTCGTCGTCGGCGCGGCGATCGCCCGGCTCGGCAGCGCGATGTTCGCGGTCGCGGTCGTCGCGATGATCTCGACGCGACGCGACTCCTACGGGCTGGCCGGTGCGGTGTCGGCAGCGGGCCTGATCGTGCTCGCCGTGACCGCCGCGGTCGTCGGCCGGCTCATCGACCGTCACGGGCAACGCCGCATCGCACTGCCCCTCACGCTGTGGACGATCAGCTGGGGCGTCCTGCTCGTCGTGCTGTCGATCGCGGACGGCCCGTCGTGGACCCTGTTCGCGGCGTACGTGTGCGCGTCGGTCGTCCCCAACATCGGCACCATGTCGCGAGCGCGCTGGTCGCACCTGCTCGCCGACCGGCCCGACGAGCTGCACACGGCGATGTCGTTCGAGCAGGTCGTCGACGAGCTGTCGTTCGTGGCCGGGCCGGTGCTCGCGGTGCTGCTGTCGACGCAGGTCTACCCCGAGGCGGGCTTCGTCGTCGCCGGGCTGTGCTTCATCGGCGGCAACCTGCTCTTCCTCAGTGCGCGCGCCACCGAGCCGCCGGTCGACCGTGACGCCCACGACGGCGCGACCCTCGCGCTGCGGCGACCGGGCGTCGTCCTCCTTGCGCTCGTGATGTTCATGACCGGTGCGATCTTCGGGTCCAACGAGGTCGTCACCATCGCGGTGGCCGAGGACCTCGGGCAGAAGGCGTGGTCGGGCCCGGTGCTCGCGATGTTCGCGCTGGGCTCGGCGGCGGCCGGTCTGGTCTACGGCACCCGCGTCGTCCGGCTGCCGCTGCACCGGGCGCTCGTGGTCGGTGCAGCGGGGATGTTCCTGCTCGAGACGCCGGTGCTGCTCGCGCACGGCATCGGCTCGCTCGCGGTCGTCATGCTCATCGCCGGGATGGCCACCGCGCCGACGCTCATCACGAGCATGAACCTGTCGCAGCGCCTGGTGCCGCCGAGCCAGGTCAACGAGGCGATGAGCGTCGTCATCACCGGCCTGATCGTCGGTGTCGCCGCGGGCTCGGCGCTCGGCGGCGCGGTGGCCGAGCGGTACGACGCCCACGACGGCTACCTCGTCCCCGTCGGCGCCGGGGCGCTCGCTCTCGTCATCGCATTCCTCGGCCTGCGCACCCTTCACGCCGCTACCACTCGGCCCGAGACCTCGGAAGTACCCGGTACCGCCCGTCCCGATTGGTGAGACGAACGGGGCCGCAGGTAGCCTGCGAGAAGCACGACTGTGAGCGGCGCCACAACGTTGTGGCGCGGGCCGTACGACGCCGGAGACCCCGGCGTACACACGGCCACCGACCCCTCACCCACACCCGGGTGGCGGACGAGAAGGAGACGCAGTGACCCAGGCCGAGCCCACGGACGTGGTGCGTCATCACGAGACCGTGGTGACCCCTCCCGGAGAGCACGACATCACCGACGGCGGGCCGGACATGGTCCAGTTCCTCGACGCCGAGGGCAACCGCCTCGAGACCAACGAGACCAACGCGCCGTACGCCGAGATCGTCGAGGCGCTCACCCCCGAGGACGGTCGCGCGATGTACCGCGACCTGGTGCTCGTCCGCCGCGTTGACGCCGAGGGCCACGCGCTGCAGCGTCAGGGTGAGCTCGGTCTGTGGCCGTCACTGCTCGGACAGGAGGCCGCCCAGGTCGGCGCCGGTCGGGCGATGCGCGAGCAGGACTACGCCTTCCCCGGCTACCGCGAGCACGGCGTCGCCTGGTGCAAGGGCGTCCCGCCCGAGAACCTGCTCGGCATGTTCCGCGGCGTCAACAACGGCGGCTGGGACTCCAACGCCAACAACTTCCACCTCTACACGATCGTCATCGGCAACCAGATGCTGCACGCGACCGGCTACGCGATGGGCATCCAGCGCGACGGCGCGGTCGGCACGGGCGACGAGTCGCGCGACGCGGCCGTGATGGCGTTCACCGGCGACGGCGGCACCGCCCAGGGCGACTACAACGAGGCGCTCGTCTTCGCCGGCGTCGCCAACGCGCCGGTCGTGTTCTTCGTCCAGAACAACCAGTGGGCCATCTCCGAGCCCAACTACAAGCAGTTCCGCATCCCGCCCTACCTGCGCGCTCGCGGGTTCGGCTTCCCCGGCGTCCGCGTCGACGGCAACGACGTGCTCGCCTCGTACGCCGTCGCGAAGGCTGCGATGGACGCCGCCCGCGCGGGTCAGGGCCCGACGCTGATCGAGGCGTTCACCTATCGCATGGGCGCCCACACCACCTCCGACGACCCGACGAAGTACCGCGTCGCCGCCGAGGTCGACATCTGGCGTGAG from Luteipulveratus halotolerans includes the following:
- a CDS encoding NUDIX hydrolase, whose product is MTSSTEPARPLPTLVEAPVALRPWTPADAEATGVPAEEAQEWEQAYADGEPSVLLVVEVDGAPGGTVSLGQVTGRDRTAHLTWSVAPTLNPDLASHGLRLLIAWAYDELGLRRVETHVDTDDGRGIRIAARAGLRKEGVVRGYAGEDGRRTSAVLLARVHGDADPFTREGFIATLNAGLPTKRAIAQALIRNEHGEVLLCELVYKKFWDLPGGVVDPGESPAHAVVREIREELSVDARIRALAAVSWLPPWRGWDDATLFLFDVEVAEADIARAVLETREIRAVHWADDVTVKARTADYTARLIERTVQQLADGGGTAYLEDGADPDWA
- a CDS encoding phage holin family protein codes for the protein MVNFAIKTGINAVALWVAAAVIGGITLAQDGTDTGSKILTIVLVALIFGLINAVVKPIATILSLPALIITLGLFTLVINAAMLQLLSWISGKVDLSFHVDNFFWDAIAGALIITLISWVLNILLDRDND
- the hisC gene encoding histidinol-phosphate transaminase, producing the protein MTDQTSPTNDVRLRTTLAGVPAYKAGKPAAPRTDVTTYKISSNENPYPPLPSVLKVVQDAATSINRYPDMAVSGLTHRLAETLDVPVEHLATGTGSVGVLGQLLQITCEPGDEVVYAWRSFEAYPIVVALAGATSVQVPLTADARHDLDAMADAITDKTRLVIVCTPNNPTGPAVHADELDAFLAKVPSDVLVVIDEAYLEFGRDDAAPVALDLYRAHANVAVLRTFSKAYGLAGLRVGYCVAQAPVAEALRKAAVPFGVNALAQEAAIASLDAYDELAERVDALVAERVRVLAALREQGWPVPDSEANFVWLPLGDDTVAFAEAADAAGLVVRPFAGEGCRCTIAETEANDRLIEVAAAFRNR
- a CDS encoding YoaK family protein; translation: MTFALLAQGVSWQHRATLFIGVLCFTMGLQNAIITKLSGAQIRTTHVTGMVTDIGIELGKLAYPRRAGDPEPVRADVARLRMHLTTVGLFFLGGVVGAVGYLEIGFATLVPGAVVLLVVSTPPLLADLRAHRAAR
- a CDS encoding class F sortase gives rise to the protein MSRKPGRGRLRTGSAAAAVIALSGAGLVAYAGTQQDTATPPSPGRSAVASQSPSAATQSARPSASSARSGAAYSRPVGTVLAASRPTRVRIPSLKVSTPMIDLGLQPNGRMEVPQNGRDAGWFTDSPTPGELGPSIVAAHVTWQNRRGVFFELGAMKPGQRVVVDRADGSAATFQVDQVGQYPKAAFPTDKVYGTVDRAELRLITCGGVYDGDAGHHLDNVVVFAHLVSASSPR
- a CDS encoding RNA polymerase sigma-70 factor — encoded protein: MTDLAVQHDALRPLMFSIAYRMLGSVAEAEDVVQDAFLRLHQSTPADVRSLEAYASTVTTRIAVDVLRSARHQRETYVGSWLPEPLLADDPDPAHRIEMDETVSVAFLMVLERLSPLERAVFVLREAFDHPYPRIAEILQRSEASCRQLLARARQHIQAAQPRFEPDPLQRKQIAAAFISAVQDGQLGDLERLLADDVTFHGDGGGKAPAITSPRVGRTTVARFIAGLLRQGARLGVAAAVVDANGQPALRINGPDGAVLSVLSVEVADGRVIGVHNQLNPDKLHHLGHVGDMYALLRNAD
- a CDS encoding NAD-dependent epimerase/dehydratase family protein, encoding MKIFIAGAGGAVGRYLVPQLLAAGHTVVGSATSGSSAQRVAALGAEPVVMDGLNAESVRTAVLSAQPDVVVHQMTALSSMSGMRNFDKVFHTTNRLRTEGTDHLLAAAREAGVRRFIAQSYTGWPNARTGGPVKTETDPLDPSPIASSRKGLAAIQYVERVVPAAEGMVGIVLRYGGFYGPGNALAPGGEMWEQVKAHKIPLIGDAGGVFSFVHTEDAAGAVLAAIERGDAGVYNIVDDEPAAVSVWLPELARIIGAKPPMRVPAWLARPLAGGFVVRMMTQGRGSSNAKARRELGWTPTHPTWREGFAELAPAGPGAG
- a CDS encoding MFS transporter; this translates as MLAAYLPLLRTPGARRFVVGAAIARLGSAMFAVAVVAMISTRRDSYGLAGAVSAAGLIVLAVTAAVVGRLIDRHGQRRIALPLTLWTISWGVLLVVLSIADGPSWTLFAAYVCASVVPNIGTMSRARWSHLLADRPDELHTAMSFEQVVDELSFVAGPVLAVLLSTQVYPEAGFVVAGLCFIGGNLLFLSARATEPPVDRDAHDGATLALRRPGVVLLALVMFMTGAIFGSNEVVTIAVAEDLGQKAWSGPVLAMFALGSAAAGLVYGTRVVRLPLHRALVVGAAGMFLLETPVLLAHGIGSLAVVMLIAGMATAPTLITSMNLSQRLVPPSQVNEAMSVVITGLIVGVAAGSALGGAVAERYDAHDGYLVPVGAGALALVIAFLGLRTLHAATTRPETSEVPGTARPDW
- the pdhA gene encoding pyruvate dehydrogenase (acetyl-transferring) E1 component subunit alpha, whose protein sequence is MTQAEPTDVVRHHETVVTPPGEHDITDGGPDMVQFLDAEGNRLETNETNAPYAEIVEALTPEDGRAMYRDLVLVRRVDAEGHALQRQGELGLWPSLLGQEAAQVGAGRAMREQDYAFPGYREHGVAWCKGVPPENLLGMFRGVNNGGWDSNANNFHLYTIVIGNQMLHATGYAMGIQRDGAVGTGDESRDAAVMAFTGDGGTAQGDYNEALVFAGVANAPVVFFVQNNQWAISEPNYKQFRIPPYLRARGFGFPGVRVDGNDVLASYAVAKAAMDAARAGQGPTLIEAFTYRMGAHTTSDDPTKYRVAAEVDIWREKDPIKRMRGFLETKGYADAAFFDAVDAEADELAARIRKACQEMPDPELPTMFDDIYVDEHPVVAAERAEFVSYHSSFEGEGAH